The following nucleotide sequence is from Neosynechococcus sphagnicola sy1.
CCTTGCAGCAAAAAATCATTGGTCAAACCACCGTGCCCCTGACCCGCGATCATCTGGGGGAATCGAATTTAGGAGATTTGGTTGCCGATGCCATGTTGGAGAAAACCCAAGCCGATGGGGCTGAAATTGCCCTGATCAACAGTGGGGGACTGCGGAATGATTTGACAATTGGGCCAATTACTCTAGGCCAACTGTTGGAAGTTCTCCCCTTTGGCAACACCATTGTCCGGGTGGATCTAACCGGTGAGCAGATTTGGACAGCGCTGGAAAATGGTCTGAGTCGAATTGAAGAAGGCGCAGGTCGGTTTCCGCAGGTGAGTGGCCTCCGCATTGTCTGGAACCCTACAGCTGCCCCTGGGTCTCGGGTTGTCAGTGTCCAAGTACGACATCGGGATAGCAGTCTAGCCCCCCTCCGTCCCACCCAGATTTATCGAGTCGTCACTAACAACTTTATGGCAACGGGGGGAGATGGCTACCACGTGGTGTCTCAAGGACAAAATATCCTCGACACTGGCTTGCTACTAGTTGATGTGGTCACTGAATACATCGTGGCGCAATCGCCCCTGAAGATCCAGACAGAACAGCGGATTCTCAATCCGAGGAGCCCCTGATCAAGAGGCTTTACCCAGGCTCTCGGCATCTCCGTAAACACCTGTAGACATTTTGTAGTCTGTGTTTGACACCTTAGGAAAAGCGTTGACCAGTCGAAAAATTGACACATTGGATACAATTTAACCTTTTGTTCAGGTTAGAATAACGCCGTGTCGTTAGATAAGCAAAAATAACTATTACAGTCTAATGTCAAATCGATCCTCTGAATCCTCCCTTTCCCAGACTGCTGTTTATCAGCCTCAGCCCTTGGTACCTGAGTCGTCAACCGCCAGCAATCAGACACGGCTGGTGGAGGTGATGAAGTCTGTCTATCAAGCCAATCACCAAGCTGAGTTTTTGCATCTCCACGCTGAAACCGATCAATTGCTGGAACAACTCCAAAGCCTCAAACAGAAACGTTTGACCGCATCTTCTCCCTCAGCAATTACCTCCCACAGCCATTAATTCCCAGCGATCAGCAGCAAGGCTAGATTCCTGAGCAGAAGATCTCTCTGACAAGTTGGTCAGCACTACGGTCATTTCCAAAGATGCTTGGGATAGTCACAGCTAAGGTGAATTTCAAGCTCTCAAGATTCACCCTAGCGAATTGGGATCAATTCATAGCAGTTGCTGATATTTCTCTTGGGCTAATTGGTAGAGGGGTCGCCACACCAAGCGATTCGTCATTACCACCAGCAGAGACATGATTGCCGTCGCTGCCAACAGAAGCGGAAAGTTGCCCGTTGCAGTGGCTTGGGAAATCATCGCTCCTAACCCTGGGGTGGTAATTGTCTGCCCTCGGAACTCGACGTATTCGCTGACA
It contains:
- a CDS encoding ABC transporter permease subunit, with the translated sequence MVYKLSRWQRWQTLILPGIFPYLITGMITAVGGAWNASIVSEYVEFRGQTITTPGLGAMISQATATGNFPLLLAATAIMSLLVVMTNRLVWRPLYQLAQEKYQQLL
- a CDS encoding bifunctional metallophosphatase/5'-nucleotidase, whose protein sequence is LQQKIIGQTTVPLTRDHLGESNLGDLVADAMLEKTQADGAEIALINSGGLRNDLTIGPITLGQLLEVLPFGNTIVRVDLTGEQIWTALENGLSRIEEGAGRFPQVSGLRIVWNPTAAPGSRVVSVQVRHRDSSLAPLRPTQIYRVVTNNFMATGGDGYHVVSQGQNILDTGLLLVDVVTEYIVAQSPLKIQTEQRILNPRSP